The proteins below come from a single Dermacentor albipictus isolate Rhodes 1998 colony chromosome 7, USDA_Dalb.pri_finalv2, whole genome shotgun sequence genomic window:
- the LOC139047383 gene encoding tigger transposable element-derived protein 6-like yields MYAWFVETRAKNIPISGNAVQQKALNYACLLGIDDFKASTGWLSRFKARHDIVGKTLSGESASADTGSASAWISTNVSTLLKDYAKCDIYNADETGLFYEMLPSKTLEMKGQRCRGGKHSKKRVTVLLCANADGSDKRPPLVIGKSARPRCFKGNRSLPVKYVANSRSWMTRAIFSEWVASFDCDMRRQGRRVCSLLDNCSAHHILDVELTNVELKYFPPNCTSIIQPLDQGVIRSMKCAYRQRVMQRLLLNVETGRDTKLDLYMALQMMAAAWAATGRPVIANCFTHAGFKLGDPDIDSAEDAADCNGAVQPPADVIASWAALQGAGSVPSSVELDDFIDADVNVIAREELSDEDIIKSVRDDGGQSDDDEVPDLHPPATSRVLDAFDVIRNSVAVHDDVAMQLLSECENRVMMLLGKKGKQSTLLDFWK; encoded by the coding sequence ATGTACGCGTGGTTTGTCGAGACGAGGGCAAAAAACATACCGATCAGTGGAAACGCCGTGCAGCAGAAGGCCCTGAATTACGCTTGCCTGCTGGGAATCGACGATTTCAAGGCGAGCACAGGCTGGCTCAGCAGGTTCAAGGCCCGCCATGACATTGTCGGCAAGACGCTCTCTGGCGAGTCGGCATCGGCAGACACAGGCAGCGCATCCGCCTGGATCTCTACAAACGTTTCGACGTTGTTGAAAGACTATGCCAAGTGTGACATATACAACGCTGACGAGACAGGCCTGTTTTACGAGATGCTGCCGTCAAAAACCCTCGAAATGAAAGGtcagcgttgccgcggtggtaaACACAGTAAGAAGCGCGTGACCGTGCTGCTGTGCGCCAATGCGGACGGATCAGACAAGCGCCCACCGCTAGTCATTGGGAAGAGTGCGAGGCCCCGTTGCTTTAAAGGTAACAGGAGCCTTCCCGTAAAATATGTCGCCAACAGCCGCTCCTGGATGACGCGGGCCATTTTCTCCGAGTGGGTCGCGTCATTTGACTGCGACATGAGGAGGCAGGGCCGGCGGGTGTGCTCATTGCTGGACAATTGCTCCGCCCATCATATTCTGGATGTGGAGCTCACAAATGTGGAGCTTAAGTACTTTCCGCCGAACTGCACTTCGATCATACAGCCACTTGACCAAGGTGTCATTAGAAGTATGAAGTGCGCCTACCGCCAGCGAGTGATGCAGCGTCTCCTATTGAACGTGGAGACCGGTCGCGACACCAAGTTAGACCTGTACATGGCGCTGCAGATGATGGCTGCTGCGTGGGCTGCAACTGGACGGCCAGTTATCGCGAACTGCTTCACGCACGCTGGCTTCAAGCTCGGAGACCCAGACATCGACTCCGCTGAGGATGCTGCTGACTGCAACGGAGCAGTGCAACCGCCAGCAGACGTAATTGCGTCCTGGGCGGCCCTTCAAGGTGCCGGAAGTGTGCCATCCAGTGTCGAGCTGGACGATTTCATCGACGCTGACGTCAATGTGATCGCCCGTGAAGAATTGAGCGATGAGGACATCATAAAAAGTGTCCGCGACGACGGGGGGCAGTCGGATGACGACGAAGTGCCAGACCTGCATCCACCGGCCACATCTCGCGTACTGGATGCGTTCGATGTCATCAGAAACAGCGTGGCTGTGCATGATGACGTCGCGATGCAGCTACTCTCCGAATGCGAAAATCGCGTCATGATGCTCCTAGGAAAAAAAGGGAAGCAGTCCACACTGCTTGACTTCtggaaataa